ACAACACCTCGGCCGAGCTCAACGCGGCCCTGCAGAACCTCTCGCAGACCATCAGCGAGGCCGGCTCCACCATGGCTCAGACCGAAGCCGGCGTCACGGGAATGTTCGCCTGACACAACTGCTTGAAGGTGGGCGGGTCGGGCCAGCCGTCACCGTGCTGGCCCACCCGCCCACCTCCTGCGCTTCGGCGCAAACCCACCATCGAGAGGCTTCCCATGTCGGCCGACTATGACCGGCTCTTCCACTCCCCAGACGCCGCTCAGACGCCCGACGAGGCGACCGTGCATGTCGATCGCGACGCCCTGATGCAGGGCAACACCGCAGCGCCGGCGCCGACCGGCGGATCGAATCGCACCGACAGCGCGGCACCGCCGCCACTGCCGATCACCCCGCCGCGCACCCAGGCCGCACCGGCCCCGCCCCCGCGGCACGCCGAGATCACCACCCAGATGCCGCCCACCACGCAGGCGCCCACTCCGCAGACGCCGCAGGCCCCGACGCCGCAGCGCCCGCCGAACAGCATGATGCGCGCGCCGCAGACCAACCTCCCGGGCGGCGCCCGGTTCGAGGCGCCCCGTCAGGCGACCGCCCCGGCACCCCGACCGGCGCCGGCGCCGGCGCCGCCGCCGTCCGCCCACTTCACCGACGTCGCCCCGGCGGAGACGACGTGGCAGCCGGGACAGCCGCCCATGCAGCCGGCACCGACGTCCGCGGCGGCGATGGGCAACCACCGCGCCATCGACGCGCTGTCGCACGTCGGGGTGAAGTCCGCGGTCAAGATGCCTTCGCAGCGCGGCTGGCGCCACGTCCTGTACCTGATGACCCGGATCAACCTGGGGCTGTCGCCCGACGAGGTCTACGAGCTGGATCTGCACGCGCGGATCCGGCGCAACGCCCGCGACTCGTACCAGATCGGCGTTCTGGGCCTCAAGGGCGGTGTCGGCAAGACCGCCGTCACCGTCGCGCTGGGGTCGACGCTGGCCAAGGTGCGCGGCGACCGGATCCTGGCCATCGACGCCGACCCCGACGCGGGCAACCTCGCCGACCGGGCGGGCCGGCAGTCGGCGGCCACCATCGCCGACCTGCTCTCGGACAAGGAACTGGCCCGCTACAACGACATTCGCGCCTACACGAGCATGAACGGCGCCAACCTGGAGGTGCTGTCGTCGGAGGAGTACAGCCAGGCCCGCCGTGAGTTCAACGACGACGACTGGAAGGGCGCGACGGACGTCGTGTCGCGCTACTACAACCTGGTGCTCGCCGACTGCGGCGCCGGGTTGTTCCAGCCGGCGTCGCGCGCGGTGCTCTCGACGGTGTCGGGGCTGGTGATCGTCGCCAGCGCATCCATCGACGGCGCCCGCCAGGCCGCGGTGACGATGGACTGGATGCGCCAGAACGGCTACCAGGATCTGCTGGGCCGCTCCTGCGTGGTGATCAACCACGTCGTGCCCGGCAAACCCAACATCGATGTCGCCGATCTTGTTCAGCAATTCGAGCGACACGTGGCGCCCGGTCGTGTCATCGTGCTGCCGTGGGACAAGCACATCGCGGCGGGCACCGAGATCCAGCTCGAGCTGCTCGACAAGACCTTCCAGCGCCGGATCACCGAGTTGGCGGCCGCCTTGTCTGACGACTTCGACAGGCTCGAACGCCGTTGACCACCACCGCCGCAGCTTCGTCCACCTCGAGTGTCACACCCGGGCGGCCGTCGACCACCCGGGTGACCATCCTGACCGGCCGGCGCATGACGGACCTCGTACTGCCTGCGGCGGCACCGATCGAAACCTATATCGACGAGACCGTCGCGGTGCTCGCGGAGATCCTCGAGGACACCCCGAAGGATGTGCTCGTCGGGTTCGACTTCACCGCACAGGGCGTGTGGGCGTTCGCGCGTCCGGGCGCCCCGCCGCTCAAGGCCGGTGAGTCCCTCGACGACGCCGGGGTGGTCGACGGATCGTTGCTGACGCTGGTGTCGGTGAGCCGCACCGAACGCTACCGGCCGCTCGTCGAGGACGTCATCGACGCGATCGCGGTGCTCGACGAGTCTCCGGAGTTCGACCGCGGCGCGTTGAACCGTTTCGTCGGGGTGTCGATTCCCCTTGTCTCGCTGGCGATCACGGTGATGGCGCTGGTGTCGTGGGACCGCACGGGTCAGAGCCTGTGGTGGGCGTTGGCGCTCGCGCTGCTCGGGCTCGGTCTGTTGGGCGGCAGCATGATGGCGCAGCACCGTTACGCCAACCTGAACATGGCCGAAAGCCTGCTGATCGCCGCGCTACCCGCGCTGGCCGGTGGCGCGGCGTTGGCGGTGCCGCTGCCCAACGGTGTCGGATCGCTGGGCGCGCCGCAGGTGGCCGGCGCCGGGGCCGTGGTGCTGCTGCTGACGCTGGCGACCAGGGGCGGCCCCCGCAAACGGGCCGAGTTCGCGGCGTTCATGGCGGTGGCCGCGGCGGCGCTCACCGCTGCCGCGGTGGCGTACGGATACGGCTGGAACTACTGGGTGCCCGCGGGTGCGGTCGCGTTCGGCCTGATCGTGGTGACCAATGCGGCGAAGCTGACCGTGGCCGTGGCCCGCATCGCGCTGCCCCCCATCCCCGCGCCGGGTGAGACCGTCGCCAACGACGAACTGCTCGATCCGGTGACGTCGCGCGAAGGCGTCGACGAGGAGTCGCCGACGTGGCAGGCGATCATCGCGTCGGTGCCCGAATCGGCCGCCCGGCTGCAGGAGCGCAGCGTGCTGGCCAAACAGCTGCTGATCGGGTTCCTGACTGCGGGTGCGCTGATCCTTGCGGTCGGGTCGATCGCGGTCGTCGTGCAGGGACACTTCTTCGTGCACAGCATGATCGTCGCCGGACTGGTCTCCGCGATCTGCGCGTTCCGGTCCCGCCTGTACGCCGAGCGCTGGTGTGCGTGGGCGCTGCTGGCCGTGACCGTCATCGTCCCGACCGGCGTGATGATCAAGCTGTGCCAGTGGTATCCCGACGACGCCTGGCTGGTGCTGGCGATCTACACCGCACTCGGCGCGGTGGCGCTGGTGATCATCGGTGCGACCGACGGCGTGCGGCGGGTGTCACCGGTGACCAAGCGGATCCTCGAACTGGTCGACGGTGCCGCGATCGCCGCCGTCATCCCGCTGCTGCTGTGGATCGCCAGCGTGTACGACGTCTTACGCAACCTGCGCTTCTAGGAGGGTGACCGGTGAGCGGTGATGTGTTGCAGGTGAATCCGCCGGTGCTCACCGGTGCCGCGGCGGCATTCGGTCAGGCCGGGCCTGCCGGCACGCGCAGCGCGACATCGGCGCGCTCACGGCGACGGTCGCCGGCGCGGCCCGCGAATTCGGCCAGAACCTACGCACCGCCGCGACCCGTTACGAGTCGGGCGACGTCGCCGGGCGCGACGCCATCGCGAAGGTCGAGATACCGGGCGGCTGACCCGCTGACGGGCTCGTTGGCAGGGTTCGTCAGCGCGGTGAGAACGATGGTGGTCGCAATTCGGCGAACGCGGTCAGCAAGTCCGTGGTGAGTGCCGCGAAGCTTGGGGCAACGGTCGGCTCGTCGCCCGCCACGGCGGCAGCGGACTGGGGCAGAACGGAATCCGGTGACTTGCCGAACTCTTCGAGGAAGGCCATCGCGCGGATGCTCACGGCTTGGGCGTCCTCGTCGGCGAGGTGGAGGCGCAGACCCGCGATGAGGTCTTCTGTTTCGACGGCCTGGAGCAGACGGAACGTGTCAAGCGCATCCTTCTGTTTCACCCGTTTCTCCGCTGCCTTGCTGTCCGTCAGCCGTTCTTGAAATTTGATCGCCTTGGCAACGAGCAGCGCCGCTGGGCCCCGACGCGGACGTCGATCTGACGATCATCGTTGGGGTCAAACGCACGCATTGTGTGGTTGGCGTTGTCGACGAGGGCCGGTTCCAGCCCAGGCGTGATTCGGGCGGCCCACATCGCATGGCCTTCAAGTCGCGCTGAGCGTGCCTTTGCCGATGTTCGCCCGGATTGCGACGGGACGACCATTATGTCGACCGCCACGTCACCGCGACCTTTCCAGCTCCCGGGATTCGGCCCTTCGGCGAAGCCTGCGCGCCTCATCATCGCGGTGAGCTCAGGTTCAGTTGCCAGGGAAGCCCCGTCGAGGGCTAGGTCGCCGTCGGTGGTCATGGGAGCGTCGACGAAGTCACCGGACCCCGTGTGCAGATACACGGCCTGGGCGCCGACGACGATGATCGACGGCAAGTGAGCGTGCAGCGCGCCGAGGGCGTCGAGGAGAACTGCACGTGCCGCGACGTACTCTGAGGCGTAACCATTTTCATTCTTTCCAGGCATTGTCGCTCCTTGCCAGCATCTCGATGAGCTGTTCGGCCTCTTGAGCGAGGCGACCTCTGGGAAGGGTCAATAGGTCTGCGAGCACCTGGGAAATCGGCGCGATACGCAATCCAGAATCGATGCTATGGGCTCCGGTGAGCAGTGTGCGATCACGCGGCGTAGTGATCATCACGTTGCTATTCGCGCGGTCTGCGCGCAGCAGGCCGAAGCCGCTTGCCGTGCCGACGACGTCATCGGCGTAAAGGGTAAGTAGGGTCAGCGGCACGACCGAGGTGACGTCGGCGGGAAGGTATTCCCGTGCCGCCGCCGATCCGGTAACGGTGATGTCGTCGCGCTCGCGGATTCGGTCAAGGGTTCGCGTGAGGCCGCGCGGGGCAATGTAGTCCAGCACAACACCATTGCCGTTGGTGAAACTGTAATCAGTTACCCAGCGGTCGAGTAGTGTGCGCTTGCGAACGTGGGTGATGGTGCCGTCCTCGGCCCGCTCGATCGCGCCGGCGTCGACCAGTGTCGGCATCAGCTTGGAGACCGCGGCAGCGCTACTCGACGACAGTTTCGCGAGCTCGCGGATCCCTACCGGCGCGTGTCCTTCGAGGAGATGCCGGATGGCGCGGGCTGCGGCGGGCCCGGTGAGGCGGGTCGTGGCCTTGGTCTCTCGAGGTCGCGGCGGCTTGGCGGCACCTTCGAGACGGATCAGCACCGGGGGATCAGAGGCAGTGAGGCTGACCCAGCCGGTCGTGTCTAGGTAGCTGATGCCGCCTTCGTCGAGTGCTCGGCGCAGCGGCGGGCTGACATACTCGGCGACGTAGAGCACAGGGGCACCGTCAGCGTAGGCGGCCGCCGTCGTGCGCAGCTGTCGGGCAATGTCCTTCACCGTCGCGTTGGGGGACGTCTTCACTTCGGCGGCGAAGGTAACCGCGGTTCCATCCGCACTGGTCAGGGTTATGTCGAAGTCAGATCGCCGGTCGGTCTGACGCCCGTCCGCTGTGTCGACGTGCCAAGAGCGCGGCAAGCGCGACCGCAATGCCTCTACGGCTGCGGTCCGCAGTTCCGTTTCTCGAACCGCAGCGTTTCGCAACATGAGAAACATGCTACAACGCGAAACAGCGCAGATCAAAGGTAAAGGAACTTCGAGACGGTCTCCACTGTGTCCCCCGCCGTTTCACTCGCTAAAGCGGGGCGGCGTGCATGGCTGCGTTGGCGAACGCCCCGAACTGCGATCGCCACCGAAGGGTTCACACCCGGGCCACCATCGCTCAGGTTAGGGGGCCAACGCCGCACTGATAGATGCGCGAAGGTCGCGTTACCCGGCGGCTGGCCCGCTCACGGCTTCCATGATTCGGTCAGCTCCGCCACCTGCGCATCGATCCGTTCCCGGTCTGCTTCGATCGCGGCGGTCGCGGCTTCGGTGGCGTTCTGCAGCGCCTCGTTCAGCCGGCGCTCCACGACGTGCGCACCGTGGCGTAGCAGACCGTCCTCGATGTGGACGCCCGTCAGGTGGTGGTGCCCGTCGAGCGTGACCTGGACGGTCTCGGTCTCATCCGATGCGGTGAACGTCTGGCTGTTCATCTTGTGTAACTGCTCGTCCATGATCGACTGCAGCTGCTGCGCCTGTGCCAGCACCGCCGCCACCTGGGGGTGCATCTCACCGGTCACTTGGCATCCTTGCCTTCCTTCGGCGGCTTGGCAGGCCGGTGCCCGATGACGGACTCCGTCCACGCCCGGTCTTCGGTGTAGAGGTCCTCGTCGGGTGCCAGTCCGGGGGTGCGCTTCTTCTCGCCGCCGCCCCGCCCGGCGCCGTGGCCGCCACCCATCGGCATACCGCCCATACCGCCCATCGCACCCATGCCGCCGGCGGGGCCCGCCGCCGCGGCCGCACCACCGCGGCCGGCGCCGGCCGCACCTGGCGCGACGGTCTCCGCGCCCACCGCGGGTTGCAGGGGCGAGGGCGGGACTCCGCCACCACCGCCGCCGGCGCCACCGCCCGAGCCACCGCCGCCACCGGCCGAGGCCGGTTTGAGCGCCGGATCCTCCAGTGGCGGCAGGCCTTCGGGGCCGCCACCGGGCAGACCGCCCGGAAGGCCACCGGGGAGACCGCCGCCTGGGGGTGCGCCACCTGCGGGCGAGCCGCCCCCTCCGGACGGGGAGCCCCCACCGGAGGACGGCGAGCCGCCCCCACCGGACGGCGAACCCCCGCCGGAGGACGCACCCGCGGGTTGCGGAGACCCCTGCGGCGCAC
Above is a window of Mycolicibacterium baixiangningiae DNA encoding:
- a CDS encoding YbaB/EbfC family nucleoid-associated protein, whose translation is MHPQVAAVLAQAQQLQSIMDEQLHKMNSQTFTASDETETVQVTLDGHHHLTGVHIEDGLLRHGAHVVERRLNEALQNATEAATAAIEADRERIDAQVAELTESWKP
- a CDS encoding MinD/ParA family ATP-binding protein → MSADYDRLFHSPDAAQTPDEATVHVDRDALMQGNTAAPAPTGGSNRTDSAAPPPLPITPPRTQAAPAPPPRHAEITTQMPPTTQAPTPQTPQAPTPQRPPNSMMRAPQTNLPGGARFEAPRQATAPAPRPAPAPAPPPSAHFTDVAPAETTWQPGQPPMQPAPTSAAAMGNHRAIDALSHVGVKSAVKMPSQRGWRHVLYLMTRINLGLSPDEVYELDLHARIRRNARDSYQIGVLGLKGGVGKTAVTVALGSTLAKVRGDRILAIDADPDAGNLADRAGRQSAATIADLLSDKELARYNDIRAYTSMNGANLEVLSSEEYSQARREFNDDDWKGATDVVSRYYNLVLADCGAGLFQPASRAVLSTVSGLVIVASASIDGARQAAVTMDWMRQNGYQDLLGRSCVVINHVVPGKPNIDVADLVQQFERHVAPGRVIVLPWDKHIAAGTEIQLELLDKTFQRRITELAAALSDDFDRLERR
- the eccD gene encoding type VII secretion integral membrane protein EccD, which gives rise to MTTTAAASSTSSVTPGRPSTTRVTILTGRRMTDLVLPAAAPIETYIDETVAVLAEILEDTPKDVLVGFDFTAQGVWAFARPGAPPLKAGESLDDAGVVDGSLLTLVSVSRTERYRPLVEDVIDAIAVLDESPEFDRGALNRFVGVSIPLVSLAITVMALVSWDRTGQSLWWALALALLGLGLLGGSMMAQHRYANLNMAESLLIAALPALAGGAALAVPLPNGVGSLGAPQVAGAGAVVLLLTLATRGGPRKRAEFAAFMAVAAAALTAAAVAYGYGWNYWVPAGAVAFGLIVVTNAAKLTVAVARIALPPIPAPGETVANDELLDPVTSREGVDEESPTWQAIIASVPESAARLQERSVLAKQLLIGFLTAGALILAVGSIAVVVQGHFFVHSMIVAGLVSAICAFRSRLYAERWCAWALLAVTVIVPTGVMIKLCQWYPDDAWLVLAIYTALGAVALVIIGATDGVRRVSPVTKRILELVDGAAIAAVIPLLLWIASVYDVLRNLRF